The following coding sequences lie in one Arachis ipaensis cultivar K30076 chromosome B03, Araip1.1, whole genome shotgun sequence genomic window:
- the LOC107631790 gene encoding uncharacterized protein LOC107631790 — MVGNNHSQRERERNRDWIKVLMNSNGHCDDHPDLRSKEKNFFCVDCAVRMCKNCKEAHSLHRRFQIYKYSYQDVFRHSELQKYFDCSKIQTYISNNERIVHLKPRPSTNKPKTSDLSPDSKFKEYNFSSRTKPGGTCEECGKHLQDERNRFCSITCKVSVLPLEAQNQDHNQCSRRSSEESASQSSRFINTPKPEGSDFTLDNQNSEPESSLSEAEPYGWVEVVNYRKRPRKTTPQRPIFVFMS; from the exons ATG GTGGGGAATAATCATTCacaaagggaaagggaaaggaaTAGAGATTGGATTAAAGTTCTTATGAATAGCAATGGCCACTGTGATGATCATCCCGATCTTCGTTCTAAGGAAAAGAATTTTTTCTGTGTAGACTGTGCAGTTAGAATGTGTAAGAACTGTAAGGAAGCTCATTCCCTTCACAGAAGGTTTCAGATATACAAATATTCCTATCAAGATGTCTTCCGCCATTCCGAGCTGCAGAAATACTTTGACTGCTCAAAAATTCAG ACTTACATATCCAACAATGAAAGGATTGTGCATCTAAAACCCCGGCCTTCAACTAATAAACCTAAAACTTCTGATCTAAGCCCTGATTCTAAATTCAAAGAATACAACTTTTCATCAAGAACAAAGCCGGGTGGTACATGTGAAGAATGTGGGAAACACTTACAAGATGAGCGGAATCGCTTCTGCTCTATTACGTGCAAG GTCTCAGTGCTTCCCTTGGAAGCtcaaaaccaagatcacaatcaaTGTTCACGGAGGAGTTCAGAGGAATCTGCTAGTCAAAGTAGTAGGTTCATCAACACTCCAAAACCAGAAGGTAGTGATTTTACTTTAGATAACCAGAATTCAGAACCAGAGTCATCTTTATCTGAAGCTGAGCCATATGGATGGGTTGAAGTTGTTAACTACAGAAAGCGCCCAAGGAAAACAACCCCTCAAAGGCCTATTTTTGTTTTCATGTCCTAA